A genomic window from Chitinophagaceae bacterium includes:
- a CDS encoding B12-binding domain-containing radical SAM protein, with translation MAAILLSNTYFLSFDRKQLSQMQPYPPLATLYAAAVLRDKGYSVALHDTIFAQSVNDIIPVFEKERPSYFVIYDDGFNYLTKMCLTNMREAAFEMIAIAKQYGCTIIISSSDATDHAEEYLRKGADYIIKGEAEITLLELLEALSTGSSSNQNIAGLSFLSGSEIINTSKRNVLQHLDSIPFPAWDLVDMNLYQKKWRGKNGYFSLNLTTTRGCPFKCNWCAKPIYGNRYNSRSPQNVVNEIKMLLQKYKPDHFWFCDDIFGLKPGWIKSFSELVQQEQLHFKFKIQCRVDLLLEENNIEWLAKAGCETIWVGAESGSQKILDAMDKGTQVEQIYTATRLLKKHNIKPAFFLQFGYLGETKEDIAATKKMLLELMPHDLGISVSYPLPGTKFYEKVKEQLHVKANWTDSDDLAMMYKGTYSPAFYRQLHTYIHKLFRRQQGIESIGNLFRMPLQINKQQLRSIVLLPYFITLSWWNYYKLNFIVRN, from the coding sequence ATGGCTGCCATCCTCCTTTCCAATACTTATTTTCTTTCTTTCGATCGCAAGCAATTGTCGCAGATGCAGCCGTACCCGCCACTGGCGACTTTGTATGCCGCCGCCGTTTTGAGAGACAAAGGATATTCCGTTGCATTGCACGACACCATCTTCGCCCAATCGGTGAATGACATCATTCCTGTTTTTGAAAAGGAGCGTCCTTCATACTTTGTGATCTATGATGATGGTTTCAACTACCTCACCAAGATGTGCCTCACCAACATGCGCGAAGCCGCATTTGAAATGATTGCCATAGCGAAGCAATACGGTTGCACGATCATCATTTCCAGTTCTGATGCAACGGATCATGCGGAAGAATACCTTCGAAAAGGTGCGGATTACATCATCAAAGGGGAAGCGGAAATCACTTTGCTGGAATTGTTGGAGGCACTTTCTACCGGAAGCAGCAGTAATCAAAACATTGCCGGTTTGTCTTTCTTATCAGGAAGTGAAATCATCAACACATCGAAGCGTAACGTGCTGCAGCACCTCGACAGCATTCCGTTCCCCGCATGGGATCTTGTTGACATGAATCTTTATCAAAAAAAGTGGCGCGGGAAAAACGGATACTTCTCACTCAACCTCACTACCACACGTGGCTGTCCGTTTAAATGTAACTGGTGCGCCAAACCCATTTATGGCAACCGGTACAATTCGCGATCGCCACAAAATGTAGTGAATGAAATAAAAATGCTCTTGCAAAAATACAAGCCTGATCATTTCTGGTTTTGCGATGACATCTTTGGATTAAAACCCGGCTGGATCAAATCGTTCAGCGAACTGGTGCAGCAGGAACAGCTCCATTTCAAATTTAAAATTCAGTGCCGTGTTGATCTGTTGCTGGAAGAAAACAATATTGAATGGCTTGCAAAGGCAGGCTGCGAAACTATTTGGGTAGGTGCTGAGAGCGGATCGCAAAAAATACTGGACGCCATGGACAAAGGAACACAGGTGGAACAGATCTATACTGCTACAAGACTATTGAAGAAGCACAACATCAAGCCGGCGTTCTTTTTACAATTCGGCTATTTGGGCGAAACCAAAGAAGACATTGCTGCCACTAAAAAAATGTTGCTCGAGCTCATGCCGCATGATCTCGGCATTTCAGTTTCTTATCCGCTGCCCGGCACTAAATTTTATGAAAAGGTAAAGGAGCAGCTTCATGTAAAAGCCAACTGGACCGATTCTGATGACCTTGCGATGATGTATAAAGGAACGTATTCGCCGGCGTTTTACCGGCAATTGCATACGTATATTCACAAATTATTCCGGAGGCAACAGGGAATAGAAAGTATTGGGAATTTATTCAGGATGCCCCTTCAAATAAATAAACAACAGTTGCGAAGCATAGTACTCTTGCCGTATTTTATTACGCTAAGTTGGTGGAACTACTACAAACTGAATTTTATTGTTCGCAATTAA
- a CDS encoding T9SS type A sorting domain-containing protein translates to MKNFLLTATVFFLIVTALSQLAMLQPLLKKENDAEHEMEAAENNDYFFLQHSFPYGKIDYAAHHAAAISFKQARSNAFALKTTDIAEWAFAGPVNIGGRIVDIEFDPTNANTAYLGAASGGVFKTKDGGNTWLPVFDNETTLSIGDIAVAPSNPSVVYVGTGEANGGSGSLTYDANGIYKSIDAGATWTNVGLQSTHITGRVAVHPTNPDIVFAATMGDLYGPTPDRGLYKTTDGGLTWTNVLFVNDSTGVVDVVINPDSPDIVFAATWMRTRRANTKDYAGVESGVWRSTDGGNTFIKLGASNGLPPQNVEYSRIGIDLCNASPNVVYCVYINDQYGFGGLYKSVNNGTNWTETNDQFLQNSMGGGQGYWYGRVKCDPVDPNILFLIGFDMYKTVNGGSSYSNTFSGVHVDQHAVAIHPLNHNFVMLGNDGGLHVTTDGGNNWSHNITIPISQIYRTAIDDGNPTNIYAGLQDNGTVRTLSGLPDDYQSIFGGDGFQSLIHPNDSYTILAGYQYGNIWKSTDGGYNWNPSYTYGIFGTGNWNYPLTIDPLNNNTIYTGTQNVFRSVDFGDTWSAISPALTQLDGTGTLIFGTITFIDVSPIDDDIIYAGTDDGKVWNTLNGGASWNEVDNGLPERWVTCVKNDPFDKHTAYVTLSGYRFHDNANHVYKTNDDGQTWSDIGSNLPDVPVSCIVADPAYQETLYLATDVGVYFTTNGGTSWQTAGTGMPIVACVDLKLHQPTRTLVVGTYGRSVYKLNLDDLVGITVAENVAAEFSVFPNPLTDGDANINYTLNSSSVVSFAIQGYDGKIISRKNVTGIAGKNTFVFDMKNLAAGVYLLEMLTGERSVVKKIVVQ, encoded by the coding sequence ATGAAAAATTTTCTGCTAACCGCAACAGTATTTTTTCTGATTGTTACTGCATTGTCACAACTGGCCATGCTGCAACCCCTTTTAAAAAAAGAAAATGATGCTGAACATGAAATGGAAGCGGCAGAGAACAACGACTATTTCTTTCTCCAACACAGTTTTCCTTACGGGAAAATTGATTATGCCGCACATCATGCTGCAGCCATTTCATTTAAACAAGCGCGATCAAATGCGTTTGCATTAAAAACAACGGATATTGCTGAATGGGCATTTGCAGGACCGGTTAACATCGGCGGAAGGATTGTTGATATTGAATTTGATCCCACCAATGCAAATACTGCTTACCTCGGCGCGGCTTCAGGTGGCGTTTTTAAAACCAAAGATGGTGGCAATACCTGGTTGCCGGTATTTGATAATGAAACCACTTTGTCAATTGGCGATATTGCGGTGGCTCCTTCCAATCCGTCGGTTGTTTATGTTGGAACCGGCGAAGCAAACGGTGGCAGCGGTTCATTAACTTATGATGCAAATGGAATTTATAAATCAATTGATGCCGGTGCCACATGGACGAATGTTGGCCTTCAAAGCACACACATTACCGGTCGTGTCGCTGTTCATCCTACCAATCCTGATATTGTTTTCGCGGCTACGATGGGTGATTTATATGGACCAACTCCTGATCGTGGTTTATACAAAACAACTGATGGTGGATTAACATGGACCAATGTTTTATTTGTGAATGATTCCACCGGCGTGGTTGATGTTGTGATTAATCCTGATAGTCCGGATATCGTTTTTGCTGCTACCTGGATGAGAACACGACGCGCCAACACGAAAGATTATGCCGGCGTGGAAAGCGGTGTTTGGAGATCAACAGATGGTGGAAACACATTTATTAAACTTGGTGCGTCCAATGGATTACCACCACAAAATGTTGAGTATAGCCGCATCGGTATCGACCTTTGCAATGCATCACCCAACGTGGTGTATTGTGTTTACATCAATGATCAATATGGTTTTGGCGGGCTTTACAAGTCCGTTAACAACGGAACAAACTGGACGGAGACGAATGATCAGTTTCTTCAAAACAGCATGGGTGGTGGACAAGGCTACTGGTATGGCCGGGTGAAATGCGATCCGGTCGATCCCAACATTTTATTCCTGATAGGATTTGATATGTACAAGACGGTGAATGGCGGAAGTTCCTATTCAAACACTTTTTCCGGAGTGCACGTAGATCAGCATGCCGTGGCTATTCATCCGCTCAACCACAATTTTGTAATGCTTGGAAATGACGGCGGATTGCATGTTACAACCGACGGAGGTAATAACTGGAGTCACAATATTACAATACCCATTTCCCAAATTTATCGTACTGCGATTGATGATGGTAATCCCACTAACATTTATGCCGGCTTGCAGGACAATGGTACAGTGCGCACTCTTTCAGGATTGCCGGATGATTACCAATCTATTTTTGGTGGTGATGGATTTCAATCTCTTATACATCCAAACGATAGTTACACCATTCTTGCCGGCTACCAATATGGCAACATCTGGAAATCAACGGATGGTGGTTATAACTGGAATCCTTCTTACACCTATGGAATTTTCGGAACCGGCAACTGGAATTATCCGCTTACGATTGATCCGCTGAATAACAATACGATCTATACAGGCACACAAAATGTTTTCAGGTCTGTTGATTTCGGTGATACATGGTCGGCGATAAGTCCTGCGCTTACGCAACTCGATGGTACAGGTACACTTATCTTCGGCACTATTACTTTTATTGATGTTTCCCCGATTGACGACGATATCATTTATGCGGGAACTGACGATGGAAAAGTATGGAACACACTCAATGGTGGTGCAAGCTGGAATGAAGTTGACAATGGATTGCCTGAACGCTGGGTTACTTGTGTGAAGAATGACCCATTTGATAAACACACTGCTTATGTCACACTTTCCGGTTATCGTTTTCATGATAATGCGAATCATGTTTACAAAACAAATGATGACGGACAAACGTGGAGTGACATCGGTTCCAATCTTCCGGATGTGCCGGTCAGTTGCATTGTTGCTGATCCTGCTTATCAGGAAACACTTTATCTCGCTACAGATGTTGGCGTTTATTTTACCACCAACGGAGGAACAAGCTGGCAAACGGCAGGCACCGGAATGCCCATCGTTGCCTGTGTGGATTTGAAATTGCATCAACCCACACGCACTTTGGTAGTTGGCACTTATGGAAGAAGTGTTTATAAACTGAATCTTGACGATTTGGTGGGAATTACTGTTGCAGAAAATGTGGCTGCTGAATTTTCTGTTTTTCCCAATCCGTTAACTGACGGAGATGCGAATATAAATTATACACTCAATTCATCATCCGTTGTTTCTTTTGCTATTCAGGGTTATGATGGAAAAATCATCAGCAGGAAAAACGTAACAGGAATTGCTGGAAAAAATACGTTTGTTTTTGATATGAAAAACTTAGCTGCAGGTGTTTATTTATTGGAAATGCTAACCGGAGAAAGGTCTGTGGTGAAAAAAATCGTTGTTCAATGA
- a CDS encoding SLC13/DASS family transporter — translation MNNSQYLKLLSGPLTFLLILLFVDLEPGNFHITQMAAITAWVAIWWLTEATHLSVTAFLPFLLIPMFGIADSKLVAAQYMDQTIFLFIGGFLLAFAIERWNLHKRIALGILSRLGNSPVSLLAGVMITAYLISMWISNTATTMMLISAVLAVIAEAEEQSLMPRHKDHFAKSVLIGLAYAASIGGMATLVGTPPNMVFYKTYLDTYPDAGNMSFFQWFLVGAPVSFFLLIAAFFILKWLFLRGTSDIRFDKSHFMKERNQLGKMSFEEKTVSIVFGITALLWFTRTDIDFGNFSMPGWDRLFGGHAKFITDSTVGIAMAFLLFLVPSKNEKGQTLLSWKEAAKLPFGIILLFGSGFALAKGFEESGLSNWLAGQLLFLEHANTIVVIAGICVIVCIISEFASNVASIQLVLPILISIQKATGISPLMLLVPATLAASLGFMLPVATAPNTIVFGSGRINSGAMRNAGSLLDLAGIIIITLFSALIGTLIWK, via the coding sequence ATGAACAACAGTCAATATCTCAAATTGCTTTCAGGTCCGTTGACTTTTCTGCTTATCCTGTTGTTCGTGGATCTTGAGCCGGGCAATTTCCATATCACACAAATGGCGGCCATCACAGCATGGGTGGCCATCTGGTGGTTAACGGAAGCGACGCATTTGTCCGTGACTGCCTTTTTACCTTTTCTGTTGATTCCAATGTTTGGCATTGCCGACTCAAAATTGGTGGCCGCGCAGTATATGGATCAAACCATCTTCCTTTTTATCGGCGGCTTTCTGCTTGCCTTCGCTATTGAACGATGGAACCTGCACAAAAGAATTGCACTCGGCATATTATCACGGCTTGGAAACAGTCCGGTCAGTTTGTTGGCCGGTGTGATGATTACCGCCTATCTTATTTCCATGTGGATCTCCAACACTGCAACTACCATGATGTTGATTTCCGCCGTACTTGCAGTGATTGCTGAAGCGGAAGAACAATCACTCATGCCCAGGCACAAAGATCATTTTGCAAAATCGGTGTTGATCGGACTTGCTTATGCTGCTTCTATCGGTGGTATGGCTACACTCGTAGGTACGCCGCCCAACATGGTATTTTATAAAACATATCTCGATACCTATCCGGATGCGGGCAACATGAGTTTCTTCCAGTGGTTTTTAGTAGGCGCGCCGGTTTCGTTTTTTTTACTGATTGCAGCATTTTTTATTTTAAAATGGCTGTTTCTTCGCGGCACAAGTGATATCCGTTTCGACAAATCTCACTTCATGAAAGAACGCAATCAACTGGGAAAAATGAGTTTTGAAGAAAAAACCGTTTCTATTGTTTTTGGCATTACCGCATTGCTTTGGTTTACGCGGACAGATATAGATTTTGGCAACTTCAGCATGCCTGGTTGGGACAGGTTGTTCGGTGGCCATGCAAAATTTATTACCGACAGCACGGTTGGAATTGCGATGGCATTTTTACTTTTTTTAGTTCCTTCTAAAAATGAAAAAGGTCAAACGTTACTCAGTTGGAAAGAAGCGGCAAAACTTCCGTTTGGCATTATTCTTTTGTTCGGAAGCGGCTTTGCACTCGCAAAAGGTTTTGAAGAATCAGGCCTGAGCAACTGGCTGGCAGGCCAATTACTTTTTCTGGAACATGCAAACACCATCGTAGTAATCGCCGGCATTTGTGTAATCGTTTGCATCATCAGTGAGTTCGCCTCCAATGTGGCCAGTATTCAATTGGTTTTGCCCATTCTTATTTCCATTCAAAAAGCAACGGGCATTTCCCCATTGATGTTACTGGTACCTGCAACATTGGCTGCTTCATTAGGATTTATGCTGCCCGTCGCTACTGCTCCCAACACGATTGTTTTTGGAAGCGGCAGAATTAATAGCGGAGCTATGCGCAACGCAGGTTCTTTGCTCGATCTCGCAGGCATTATCATTATCACTTTATTTTCTGCTTTGATAGGTACGCTGATCTGGAAATAA
- a CDS encoding methyltransferase, which yields MKSLPGFIARYAFRPWLERYLSKQRTYRYANISIQVLPGVFHPGFYFSSKYLIQHLLQFNLDKKSVLELGAGTGMLSFIVEQHGAKVTASDLGTKAIENLLLNKSLLHSNVEVVHSDLFDTLPVCTFDFIVINPPYYPKQPGSDAALAWYCGEHFEYFEKLFSELAPFMHAATNLFMVLSEECDLVRIESIARANKFRMQEASCKKFWGESNYIFEVVKN from the coding sequence ATGAAATCACTTCCCGGATTTATTGCGCGGTATGCCTTCCGGCCGTGGCTCGAAAGATACCTTTCAAAGCAGCGGACATATCGCTATGCAAACATTTCTATCCAGGTGCTTCCGGGAGTTTTTCATCCGGGTTTTTATTTCAGCAGTAAATACCTGATACAACATTTGTTGCAATTTAATCTGGATAAAAAGTCAGTGCTCGAACTCGGTGCAGGAACAGGCATGCTTTCTTTTATTGTTGAACAGCACGGTGCAAAAGTTACCGCATCAGATCTTGGTACAAAGGCAATTGAAAATCTCTTGCTGAATAAATCATTGCTCCATTCAAATGTTGAAGTAGTTCACAGTGATCTTTTCGATACCCTTCCGGTTTGCACCTTTGATTTCATTGTGATCAATCCACCATACTATCCAAAGCAGCCGGGCTCCGATGCGGCTCTTGCCTGGTATTGCGGAGAGCACTTTGAATATTTTGAAAAATTATTTTCAGAGCTTGCCCCGTTCATGCATGCTGCAACAAACTTATTTATGGTGTTGTCAGAGGAATGCGATTTGGTTCGGATTGAAAGCATTGCACGTGCAAATAAATTCAGGATGCAGGAAGCGAGCTGTAAAAAGTTCTGGGGAGAATCGAATTATATTTTTGAAGTAGTTAAGAATTGA
- a CDS encoding nucleotidyltransferase domain-containing protein gives MSATANIAENDAVAAASLTASALKVLLYYDLFRYPLTVSEILYHCRQTGCNEQELTDRLQSLCEQECVFYCDGFYLLKDDQQLILRRKRGNQMAAQMMNKAAGRASLIARFPYVRSVCVSGSLSKNYFDESTDIDFFIITAPNRLWVCRSLLILYKKIFLLNSKKYFCVNYFIDTENLEIPDKNIFTATEMITLIPFYNFNLYEEFIAVNSWVKDFYPNASLRNQMLADKKDGFLKTIFEKLLNTALGEWLDRYFYKATVNHWKKKFPGFNEEEFEVNMRSRKDVSKHHPQGFQFRVLKLYRENCEAFEAKHGISLL, from the coding sequence TTGTCCGCCACCGCCAACATTGCTGAAAATGATGCTGTTGCTGCTGCATCACTTACGGCCTCTGCACTGAAAGTATTGTTGTATTACGACTTGTTCCGCTATCCTTTAACCGTTTCAGAAATTCTTTACCATTGCCGGCAGACAGGCTGCAATGAGCAAGAACTTACAGACCGCCTTCAGTCATTGTGTGAACAGGAATGTGTCTTTTATTGTGATGGATTTTACCTCTTAAAGGACGATCAGCAACTGATACTCCGCAGAAAAAGAGGCAATCAGATGGCCGCTCAAATGATGAATAAAGCTGCCGGAAGAGCTTCGTTGATCGCACGATTTCCCTATGTGCGAAGTGTTTGTGTGTCAGGTTCATTATCGAAAAACTATTTTGATGAAAGCACTGACATCGACTTTTTCATCATCACCGCACCCAATCGTTTGTGGGTGTGCCGTTCACTGCTTATTCTTTATAAAAAGATTTTCCTGCTGAATTCGAAAAAATATTTCTGCGTTAATTATTTCATTGACACTGAAAACCTTGAAATTCCTGATAAGAATATTTTTACTGCTACGGAAATGATCACGTTGATTCCATTCTATAACTTCAATCTTTATGAAGAATTTATTGCGGTGAATTCGTGGGTAAAGGATTTTTATCCCAATGCTTCACTGCGTAATCAAATGCTGGCGGATAAAAAGGATGGATTCTTAAAAACGATTTTTGAAAAGTTGCTTAATACTGCTTTAGGTGAATGGCTCGACCGTTATTTTTACAAAGCAACCGTAAATCATTGGAAGAAAAAATTTCCTGGCTTTAATGAAGAAGAATTTGAAGTGAACATGCGCTCGCGCAAAGATGTATCAAAACACCATCCGCAGGGGTTTCAGTTTCGGGTATTAAAATTATACCGTGAAAATTGCGAAGCGTTTGAAGCAAAGCACGGCATATCTTTGCTGTAA